The following are from one region of the Sandaracinus amylolyticus genome:
- a CDS encoding lytic transglycosylase domain-containing protein: MSLASILLIGGSTVPASAWDGPMCASDGVSMWGVSTEGAATWSEAAMAPASRFSDASLTSWPRDGEPAVLACLPGTPAYTGGTPAYTGLSSPASAAPTVDARFDAARRAYASLAAHRAAARDADALISLATLRELVPELSDRWDLIEGEMRPADRRGCEAYERAASSPHAAVAARGRVGRVRCLLEVRDRRADVELRALLARYPELPEALDLRLLEAEMREGRGDVRGAIAILRDIDLTSPDMPAAERARASVARLEASGHRIPPFTPLQIVERLDRIVRRGAPDFARAEIERVQSMRLPRRELAEVTLLAARIARVEGRFEDAAQLMRQARGATDDADIRAQAEDLAAAAVAHAEGEARAELARFTGRARTLRTVNTTRLFGYLRTATRAGLRPEVDGALDELATRSLPCGLRLEAGVLASGAGDDERVARVLEQCVNAPGSIGVASRYHRARALERLGRHDVARAELAQVIAQDRTETRWYALWARQWLGGEPVASAATTSALEPGKTREHEGDAPEPTLVVDAPSPRGTAVAPQPAPSPTVASDEEDLDVPVDAPAPRFRPMPRDEIEQRLAVLAETHRAGYPWLTRALAMLRLGDDAGVTDELHEAFLAWYQARGRGTLRAGVEAVYRGATPPRMRAESGEAMRARRQLGAVDAGVLGDIAASLGDFGLAIRFGGRSRAAMRPRAYEQIVNEVARERGLDPNLLLAVMRVESVYNPRIVSYAGAVGLLQIMPRTGRLIARSMGREAQFGVDDLLDPRTNIEFAAWYLSSLIRRFEGRVPLAVASYNGGPHNVRRWLRDHSEDMPIDAFCERIPFDQTHRYVRRVLGHWAAYRAQQGLPMVELDPSIPELEADRVAF, translated from the coding sequence ATGTCGCTGGCGTCGATCCTCTTGATCGGCGGCAGCACGGTGCCCGCGAGCGCGTGGGACGGGCCGATGTGCGCGTCCGACGGCGTGTCGATGTGGGGCGTGTCGACCGAGGGCGCTGCCACGTGGAGCGAGGCGGCGATGGCGCCGGCCTCGAGGTTCTCGGACGCGAGTCTGACGTCGTGGCCGCGAGATGGCGAGCCCGCAGTGCTCGCGTGCCTTCCCGGCACGCCGGCCTACACCGGCGGGACGCCGGCCTACACCGGGCTCTCGTCTCCCGCATCCGCTGCGCCCACGGTCGATGCGCGCTTCGACGCCGCACGTCGTGCGTACGCGTCGCTCGCCGCACATCGCGCCGCGGCCCGTGACGCCGACGCGCTCATCTCGCTCGCCACGCTGCGCGAGCTGGTGCCCGAGCTCTCCGATCGCTGGGATCTGATCGAGGGCGAGATGCGCCCCGCCGATCGTCGAGGGTGCGAGGCCTACGAGCGCGCCGCGTCGAGCCCGCACGCCGCGGTCGCGGCGCGAGGCCGGGTGGGGCGCGTGCGCTGCCTGCTCGAGGTGCGAGATCGCCGTGCCGACGTGGAGCTGCGCGCGCTGCTCGCGCGTTATCCCGAGCTCCCCGAGGCGCTCGATCTGCGCCTGCTCGAGGCGGAGATGCGCGAGGGACGCGGGGACGTGCGCGGCGCGATCGCGATCCTCCGCGACATCGATCTGACGAGCCCCGACATGCCCGCGGCAGAGCGCGCGCGTGCTTCGGTCGCGCGACTGGAGGCATCGGGGCATCGGATTCCGCCGTTCACGCCCCTCCAGATCGTCGAGCGCCTCGATCGCATCGTGCGCCGCGGCGCGCCCGACTTCGCGCGCGCCGAGATCGAGCGCGTGCAGTCGATGCGCCTCCCGCGCCGCGAGCTCGCGGAGGTGACGCTGCTCGCGGCGCGCATCGCGCGCGTCGAGGGGCGCTTCGAGGACGCGGCCCAGCTGATGCGCCAGGCGCGCGGCGCGACCGACGACGCCGACATCCGCGCGCAGGCCGAGGATCTCGCGGCCGCCGCGGTCGCGCACGCCGAGGGCGAAGCGCGCGCCGAGCTCGCGCGCTTCACCGGTCGTGCGCGGACCCTGCGCACCGTCAACACCACGCGTCTCTTCGGGTACCTGCGCACGGCGACGCGCGCCGGTCTGCGACCCGAGGTCGACGGCGCGCTCGACGAGCTCGCGACGCGCTCGCTCCCCTGCGGGCTGCGCCTCGAGGCGGGCGTCCTCGCGAGCGGCGCCGGCGACGACGAGCGCGTCGCGCGTGTGCTCGAGCAGTGCGTGAACGCGCCGGGCTCGATCGGCGTCGCGTCGCGTTATCACCGCGCGCGTGCGCTCGAACGGCTCGGTCGCCACGACGTCGCGCGCGCCGAGCTCGCGCAGGTCATCGCGCAGGATCGCACCGAGACGCGCTGGTACGCGCTCTGGGCGCGACAGTGGCTGGGCGGCGAGCCGGTCGCGAGCGCGGCGACGACGAGCGCGCTCGAGCCGGGCAAGACGCGCGAGCACGAGGGCGATGCGCCGGAGCCGACGCTGGTCGTCGACGCGCCCAGCCCGCGCGGCACCGCGGTCGCGCCCCAGCCCGCGCCGAGCCCGACCGTGGCGAGCGACGAGGAAGACCTCGACGTCCCGGTCGACGCGCCCGCGCCGCGCTTCCGCCCGATGCCGCGCGACGAGATCGAGCAGCGCCTCGCGGTGCTCGCCGAGACGCATCGAGCCGGCTATCCGTGGCTCACGCGCGCGCTCGCGATGCTGCGCCTCGGCGACGACGCAGGCGTGACCGACGAGCTCCACGAGGCCTTCCTCGCGTGGTACCAGGCGCGCGGTCGCGGGACGCTGCGCGCCGGCGTCGAGGCGGTCTATCGCGGCGCGACGCCGCCGCGCATGCGCGCCGAGTCGGGCGAGGCGATGCGCGCGCGCCGTCAGCTCGGTGCGGTCGATGCGGGCGTGCTCGGCGACATCGCCGCGTCGCTCGGCGACTTCGGTCTCGCGATCCGCTTCGGTGGTCGCTCGCGCGCCGCGATGCGCCCGCGCGCCTACGAGCAGATCGTGAACGAGGTCGCGCGCGAGCGGGGGCTCGATCCCAACCTGCTCCTCGCGGTGATGCGCGTGGAGAGCGTCTACAACCCGCGCATCGTCTCGTACGCGGGCGCGGTCGGGCTCCTCCAGATCATGCCGCGCACCGGGCGCCTCATCGCGCGCTCGATGGGCCGCGAGGCGCAGTTCGGCGTCGACGATCTGCTCGACCCGCGCACCAACATCGAGTTCGCGGCCTGGTACCTGTCGTCGCTGATCCGTCGCTTCGAGGGGCGCGTCCCGCTCGCGGTCGCGTCGTACAACGGCGGCCCGCACAACGTGCGTCGCTGGCTCCGCGATCACTCCGAGGACATGCCGATCGACGCGTTCTGCGAGCGCATCCCGTTCGATCAGACCCATCGCTACGTGCGGCGCGTGCTCGGACACTGGGCCGCGTATCGCGCGCAGCAGGGCCTGCCGATGGTCGAGCTCGATCCGAGCATCCCCGAGCTCGAAGCGGACCGCGTCGCGTTCTGA
- a CDS encoding proline--tRNA ligase: MRYSQAFIPTLKEVPKEATTPSHVLLLRGGFVRMVGAGIYEMLPLGLRVMTKIAAIVREEMDRAGAQEVLMPALLPKEYFEESGRWDSFGDTLLRLKDRKAGEYHLGPTHEEIITDMVRRDVKSYRQLPLNLYQIQMKFRDEARPRAGLLRCREFLMKDAYSFDTSEQNAIASYEAMREAYHRIFRRLGLDYRIVAADSGAMGGSTSAEFQVLAQNGEDSIVACTKCDYAANVEVAAQVAPAKKSDAVAAREKVATPGKKTIEDVAKFLGLPASRTMKTLMVVADGKLTMVLVRGDHEGNDVKIARAAGAREVRMASDVEIREGVGPVGYLGPVGWSGPVIADLSLDTGEGFVSGGNEVDVHLRDVVLGRDFQAKVADVRTVGNGDSCPRCGGELKSYRGIEGGHIFVLGTHYSAKMRATFLDENNVEKPIVMGCYGIGVSRLVATSIEQHHDENGIKWPIAIAPYHVVVTTAGKGDDLDQAAVRIYDELRAKGVEVLFDDRDERPGVKFKDADLIGIPLRVVIGKKGLAEGKAEVKARDEKDPTMVPLAEVAASIEQRIVAGGGRLRAG, translated from the coding sequence ATGCGTTACTCCCAGGCCTTCATCCCCACGCTCAAGGAAGTGCCGAAGGAAGCGACGACTCCGTCGCACGTGCTCCTCCTGCGTGGTGGGTTCGTCCGCATGGTCGGCGCCGGCATCTACGAGATGCTCCCGCTCGGCCTGCGCGTGATGACGAAGATCGCGGCCATCGTGCGCGAGGAGATGGATCGCGCGGGCGCGCAGGAAGTGCTCATGCCGGCGCTCTTGCCGAAGGAGTACTTCGAGGAGTCGGGGCGCTGGGACTCGTTCGGCGACACGCTCCTGCGCCTCAAGGATCGGAAGGCGGGCGAGTACCACCTCGGGCCGACGCACGAGGAGATCATCACCGACATGGTGCGGCGGGACGTGAAGAGCTACCGCCAGCTCCCGCTGAACCTCTACCAGATCCAGATGAAGTTCCGCGACGAGGCGCGCCCCCGCGCGGGCCTGCTGCGCTGTCGCGAATTCCTCATGAAGGACGCGTACTCGTTCGACACGAGCGAGCAGAACGCGATCGCGTCGTACGAGGCGATGCGCGAGGCGTATCACCGCATCTTCCGCCGCCTCGGGCTCGACTACCGCATCGTCGCCGCCGACTCGGGCGCGATGGGCGGCTCGACGAGCGCGGAGTTCCAGGTGCTCGCGCAGAACGGCGAGGACTCGATCGTCGCGTGCACGAAGTGCGACTACGCGGCGAACGTCGAGGTCGCGGCCCAGGTCGCGCCGGCGAAGAAGAGCGACGCGGTCGCAGCGCGCGAGAAGGTCGCGACGCCGGGCAAGAAGACGATCGAGGACGTCGCGAAGTTCCTCGGCCTGCCCGCGTCGCGCACGATGAAGACGCTGATGGTCGTCGCCGACGGCAAGCTCACGATGGTGCTCGTGCGCGGCGATCACGAGGGCAACGACGTGAAGATCGCGCGCGCCGCCGGTGCGCGCGAGGTGCGCATGGCGAGCGACGTCGAGATCCGCGAGGGCGTGGGCCCGGTCGGATACCTCGGGCCGGTGGGCTGGAGCGGACCGGTGATCGCGGACCTCTCGCTCGACACCGGCGAGGGCTTCGTGAGCGGCGGCAACGAGGTCGACGTGCACCTGCGCGACGTGGTGCTCGGCCGCGACTTCCAGGCGAAGGTCGCGGACGTGCGCACGGTCGGCAACGGCGATTCCTGCCCGCGCTGCGGCGGCGAGCTCAAGAGCTATCGCGGCATCGAGGGCGGCCACATCTTCGTGCTCGGCACCCACTACAGCGCGAAGATGCGCGCGACCTTCCTCGACGAGAACAACGTCGAGAAGCCGATCGTGATGGGCTGCTACGGCATCGGCGTCTCGCGCCTGGTCGCGACGTCGATCGAGCAGCACCACGACGAGAACGGCATCAAATGGCCGATCGCGATCGCGCCGTACCACGTCGTCGTGACGACGGCGGGCAAGGGCGACGATCTCGATCAGGCGGCGGTGCGCATCTACGACGAGCTGCGCGCGAAGGGCGTCGAGGTGCTCTTCGACGATCGCGACGAGCGCCCCGGCGTGAAGTTCAAGGACGCCGATCTGATCGGCATCCCGCTGCGCGTCGTCATCGGCAAGAAGGGCCTCGCCGAGGGCAAGGCCGAGGTGAAGGCGCGCGACGAGAAGGACCCGACGATGGTCCCGCTCGCCGAGGTCGCGGCGTCGATCGAGCAGCGCATCGTCGCGGGCGGCGGGCGCCTCCGCGCGGGCTGA
- a CDS encoding alpha/beta hydrolase, protein MRRRLCCFDFVALLITLAVLSACGASPPRPTQARQQRTPPAAWPPPSDPPVPTVPPVAEQEAPLPEPIVAASVPEPSVPLPPPTPREHYQARAPGVRVREGESQGIGFLEIVLGDVDPNDPLPMIVVLHGRGDRPRVPGGPFEGLTHPVRVIMPRGPMIVGEGFGWLPVRVMEGQTELLAAGLRDVSTRLSRLIEEVRASRPTIGPTMVSGFSQGGMLAITLAVRYPTLVGVAFPLAGWLPPPLWPELGPPAGAAPIRAMHARDDERIPFEPVRESYDRLRTLGWDLQLSTYEGVGHSMSAEMDATFHAWLERALAAIARGESRLVEPLPAPDVIEEERPRVRARRSRREARPERRPRARRPGDRPRRPASPRRRRP, encoded by the coding sequence GTGCGACGTCGACTCTGCTGCTTCGATTTCGTCGCTCTGCTGATCACGCTCGCGGTGCTGAGCGCGTGTGGCGCTTCGCCTCCGCGCCCGACGCAGGCGAGGCAGCAGCGCACGCCGCCGGCCGCGTGGCCGCCGCCGAGCGACCCGCCGGTGCCGACGGTGCCCCCGGTCGCCGAGCAGGAGGCGCCGCTGCCCGAGCCGATCGTCGCCGCGAGCGTGCCCGAGCCGAGCGTCCCGCTGCCGCCGCCGACGCCGCGAGAGCACTACCAGGCGCGCGCGCCCGGCGTGCGGGTGCGCGAGGGCGAGTCGCAGGGCATTGGCTTCCTCGAGATCGTGCTCGGCGATGTCGACCCCAACGATCCGCTGCCGATGATCGTGGTGCTGCACGGGCGCGGGGATCGACCGCGCGTCCCGGGCGGGCCCTTCGAGGGGCTCACCCATCCGGTGCGCGTGATCATGCCGCGCGGTCCCATGATCGTCGGCGAGGGCTTCGGGTGGCTGCCGGTGCGCGTGATGGAAGGGCAGACCGAGCTGCTCGCGGCGGGGCTGCGCGACGTGAGCACACGGCTGTCGCGGTTGATCGAAGAGGTGCGCGCGTCGCGCCCGACGATCGGACCCACGATGGTCAGCGGCTTCTCACAAGGCGGAATGCTCGCGATCACGCTCGCGGTGCGGTACCCGACGCTGGTCGGCGTCGCGTTCCCGCTCGCCGGTTGGCTGCCGCCGCCGCTCTGGCCCGAGCTCGGTCCGCCCGCGGGCGCCGCGCCGATCCGCGCGATGCACGCCCGCGACGACGAGCGCATTCCGTTCGAGCCGGTGCGCGAGAGCTACGATCGGCTGCGCACGCTCGGGTGGGATCTCCAGCTCTCGACCTACGAGGGCGTGGGGCACTCGATGTCGGCGGAGATGGACGCGACGTTCCACGCGTGGCTCGAGCGCGCGCTCGCCGCGATCGCGCGCGGCGAGTCGCGCCTCGTCGAGCCGCTGCCGGCCCCCGACGTGATCGAGGAGGAGCGACCGCGCGTCAGGGCGCGGCGCTCGCGGCGGGAGGCGCGGCCGGAGCGTCGCCCTCGGGCGCGTCGGCCGGGCGATCGCCCTCGGCGTCCTGCGTCTCCTCGTCGCCGTCGTCCGTGA
- the rnr gene encoding ribonuclease R, giving the protein MSTTKSIGREQVMNALRASGGRSLHVMEIVQILGAPKSARDEVRDRLQDLKELGLAKELPGNRYKVGPGRKHAAPPPPEAFVTKPRHKREAEQEAAERFEKPRAPGGPAVTGWLTITPRGFGFVAADDGGPDVFVSARSLANAMHGDRVEVSARRTEKGREGEVLRIVDRGLLRIAGRLTRARRVYLIETHDARLPEVFRVSGTLPLETEPGSDVVAQITKYPEFPGEIPEARVLRVLGPRGSAEVEIAKILIREGVVEEFPEDVVQEALGFPAQVPDHDIREREDLRHLDLVTIDPEDARDHDDAVWAEQTPDGFRVIVAIADVSHYVREGSAIDREALTRGTSIYLPGRAIPMLPPELSTNLASLVPDEDRLTLAVEVRLGKLGKILSHRLIEGVMRSKARISYGGAARALGLTEDAPRQESAEQHLPLLKVLHQISRRLRALRNRRGALGFELPEAKVLLDKSGEPRDVIRSRSDAGIKEAYEIVEDLMLLANEVVAEDLTRRKVPAIFRVHGKPDPNKVETFAAVAEAFGHALEENAAESPKKLQKFLDRIAGTPHAQSLGFLLLRAMQQASYDTRNLGHFALAARDYLHFTSPIRRYPDLAVHRVVRALARGERIEATALREKLQQQAQQSSRMERRAMTVERESVNLYRCLLMKDRVGEEFEGTITGVTEHGLWVSLDLPFVETRAPIERLGEDYYELDRLGIRLVGRRSGHSFALGGRLTVRLESVVIERREMVAVPITLPEARRTERRRSERPRAHAEEPRRERPSRAPRPQKPGKHRDRGPRRSR; this is encoded by the coding sequence ATGAGCACCACGAAGTCGATCGGCCGCGAGCAGGTGATGAACGCCCTGCGCGCGAGCGGCGGGCGCAGCCTGCACGTGATGGAAATCGTGCAGATCCTCGGCGCGCCCAAGAGCGCCAGGGACGAGGTGCGCGATCGCCTCCAGGACCTGAAGGAGCTCGGCCTCGCGAAGGAGCTCCCGGGCAATCGCTACAAGGTCGGTCCCGGCCGCAAGCACGCCGCGCCGCCGCCGCCCGAGGCGTTCGTGACGAAGCCGCGGCACAAGCGCGAGGCCGAGCAGGAGGCCGCGGAACGCTTCGAGAAGCCGCGCGCACCCGGCGGTCCGGCGGTCACGGGCTGGCTCACGATCACGCCGCGCGGCTTCGGCTTCGTCGCGGCGGACGACGGCGGGCCCGACGTGTTCGTGTCGGCGCGCAGCCTCGCGAACGCGATGCACGGCGATCGCGTCGAGGTCAGCGCGCGACGCACCGAGAAGGGCCGCGAGGGCGAGGTGCTGCGCATCGTCGACCGCGGTCTGTTGCGCATCGCGGGCCGCCTCACGCGCGCCCGCCGCGTGTACCTGATCGAGACGCACGACGCGCGTCTGCCCGAGGTGTTCCGCGTCAGCGGCACGCTCCCGCTCGAGACCGAGCCGGGCTCGGACGTCGTCGCGCAGATCACGAAGTACCCGGAATTCCCGGGCGAGATCCCCGAAGCGCGGGTGCTGCGCGTGCTCGGTCCGCGTGGCTCGGCCGAGGTCGAGATCGCGAAGATCCTGATCCGCGAGGGAGTGGTCGAGGAGTTCCCCGAGGACGTCGTGCAGGAGGCGCTCGGCTTCCCCGCGCAGGTGCCGGATCACGACATCCGCGAGCGCGAGGATCTGCGCCACCTCGATCTCGTCACCATCGATCCCGAGGACGCGCGCGATCACGACGACGCGGTGTGGGCCGAGCAGACGCCCGACGGCTTCCGCGTGATCGTCGCGATCGCCGACGTCTCGCACTACGTGCGCGAGGGCAGCGCGATCGATCGCGAGGCGCTCACCCGCGGCACCTCGATCTACCTTCCTGGCCGCGCGATCCCGATGCTCCCGCCGGAGCTCTCGACGAACCTCGCGTCGCTGGTGCCCGACGAAGATCGCCTCACGCTCGCGGTCGAGGTGCGCCTCGGCAAGCTCGGCAAGATCCTCTCGCACCGCCTGATCGAAGGCGTGATGCGCTCGAAGGCGCGCATCAGCTACGGCGGCGCGGCGCGCGCGCTCGGCCTCACCGAGGACGCGCCGCGACAGGAGAGCGCCGAGCAGCACCTGCCGCTCTTGAAGGTGCTCCACCAGATCTCGCGCCGCCTGCGCGCGCTGCGCAATCGACGCGGCGCGCTCGGCTTCGAGCTGCCCGAGGCGAAGGTGCTGCTCGACAAGAGCGGCGAGCCGCGCGACGTGATCCGCTCGCGCAGCGACGCGGGCATCAAGGAGGCGTACGAGATCGTCGAGGACCTGATGCTCCTCGCGAACGAGGTCGTCGCCGAGGACCTCACGCGCCGCAAGGTGCCCGCGATCTTCCGCGTCCACGGCAAGCCCGATCCGAACAAGGTCGAGACGTTCGCCGCCGTCGCGGAGGCGTTCGGCCACGCGCTCGAGGAGAACGCCGCGGAGAGCCCGAAGAAGCTCCAGAAGTTCCTCGATCGCATCGCGGGCACGCCGCACGCGCAGTCGCTCGGGTTCCTCCTGCTGCGCGCGATGCAGCAGGCGAGCTACGACACGCGCAACCTCGGTCACTTCGCGCTCGCGGCGCGCGACTACCTGCACTTCACGTCGCCGATCCGTCGTTATCCCGATCTCGCGGTGCATCGTGTCGTGCGCGCGCTCGCGCGCGGCGAGCGCATCGAGGCCACCGCGCTGCGCGAGAAGCTCCAGCAGCAAGCGCAGCAGTCGAGCCGCATGGAGCGGCGCGCGATGACGGTCGAGCGCGAGTCGGTGAACCTCTATCGCTGCCTGCTGATGAAGGATCGCGTCGGCGAGGAATTCGAGGGCACGATCACCGGCGTGACCGAGCACGGCCTCTGGGTCTCGCTCGATCTCCCGTTCGTCGAGACGCGCGCTCCGATCGAGCGCCTCGGCGAGGACTACTACGAGCTCGATCGGCTCGGCATCCGCCTCGTCGGTCGTCGCTCGGGCCACTCGTTCGCGCTCGGCGGTCGCCTCACCGTGCGTCTCGAGTCGGTCGTGATCGAGCGTCGCGAGATGGTCGCGGTGCCGATCACGCTCCCCGAAGCGCGTCGCACCGAGCGACGTCGCAGCGAGCGCCCGCGTGCGCACGCCGAAGAGCCGCGGCGCGAGCGTCCCTCGCGCGCACCGCGCCCCCAGAAGCCCGGCAAACACCGCGATCGCGGCCCG
- a CDS encoding PQQ-binding-like beta-propeller repeat protein — protein MPSRFFVPCASALAALLASCGPAMPQPGPCMSDRECRGDRICHEGRCRFEEEVRTELAERNRALSSGGEVGADAGTPVEPSTPDAGTPIARPTELPMFMGGPRHTGRTAAAGPASEPRVRWVHHTSARVHAAPILGADGTAYVGSTDRSFVAIAPDGSLRWRYAGADRFYASAAIASDGTILVGNHDGSVVALTPQGQVRWRRTLGAPVDASLAIDEDGTIYVAADGLWALDRAGNPRWHVATAEALRTAPAIHPSGLVIVGTTDGRVIAVRRNGEVAWEARAGASVDGGASIADDGTIYVGNDLGEVLAIAPGDGTVRWRYQAEGDVRATPAIARDGTIVVGSDDRSIHGIAPDGTQRFRVRTSGRVRASARIDAEGRIYVGSQDDYLYVLAPDGTLIYRHNLGHDVDSTAAIGEGGVLIVGTDDGGIYALEATSR, from the coding sequence ATGCCGAGCCGTTTCTTCGTTCCATGCGCGTCCGCGCTCGCCGCGCTCCTCGCGTCGTGCGGCCCCGCGATGCCGCAGCCCGGGCCCTGCATGTCGGATCGCGAGTGTCGCGGCGATCGCATCTGCCACGAGGGCCGGTGTCGCTTCGAAGAGGAAGTGCGGACCGAGCTCGCCGAGCGGAACCGCGCGCTCTCGAGCGGCGGGGAAGTGGGCGCAGATGCGGGCACGCCGGTCGAGCCGAGCACGCCCGACGCGGGCACTCCGATCGCGCGCCCGACCGAGCTCCCGATGTTCATGGGCGGCCCGCGCCACACCGGTCGCACCGCGGCCGCGGGCCCGGCGTCGGAGCCACGCGTTCGCTGGGTCCATCACACCAGCGCGCGCGTGCACGCCGCGCCGATCCTCGGCGCCGACGGCACCGCGTACGTCGGCTCGACCGACCGTAGCTTCGTCGCGATCGCGCCCGACGGCTCGCTGCGCTGGCGCTACGCGGGCGCGGATCGCTTCTACGCGTCCGCCGCGATCGCGAGCGACGGGACGATCCTGGTCGGCAACCACGACGGCTCGGTCGTCGCGCTCACGCCGCAAGGGCAGGTGCGCTGGCGCCGTACGCTCGGTGCGCCGGTCGATGCGAGCCTCGCGATCGACGAGGACGGCACGATCTACGTCGCGGCGGACGGCCTGTGGGCGCTCGATCGCGCCGGCAATCCGCGGTGGCACGTCGCGACGGCCGAGGCGCTTCGCACCGCCCCGGCGATCCATCCGAGCGGCCTCGTGATCGTCGGCACCACCGACGGCCGCGTGATCGCGGTGCGACGCAACGGCGAGGTCGCGTGGGAGGCGCGCGCCGGCGCGAGCGTCGACGGAGGCGCGTCGATCGCCGACGACGGCACGATCTACGTCGGGAACGATCTCGGCGAGGTCCTCGCGATCGCGCCGGGCGACGGCACCGTGCGCTGGCGCTACCAGGCCGAGGGAGACGTGCGCGCGACACCTGCGATCGCGCGCGACGGGACCATCGTAGTGGGGAGTGACGATCGCTCGATCCACGGCATCGCCCCCGACGGCACGCAGCGCTTCCGCGTGCGCACGTCGGGTCGCGTCCGGGCCTCGGCGCGCATCGACGCGGAGGGAAGGATCTACGTGGGCTCGCAGGACGACTACCTCTACGTGCTCGCTCCCGACGGCACGCTGATCTACCGCCACAACCTCGGCCACGACGTGGACTCCACCGCGGCGATCGGCGAGGGCGGCGTGCTGATCGTCGGCACCGACGACGGCGGCATCTACGCCCTCGAGGCGACCTCCCGATGA